One Triticum dicoccoides isolate Atlit2015 ecotype Zavitan chromosome 3B, WEW_v2.0, whole genome shotgun sequence genomic window, TATTGATGAAGGCATGGAAAAAATCTTATCGTATACAAGATGTGATGATTGATCCCATATGTTTTTGCCAAGTGAAGAAAACCACTTGTATGGCATTAGGTGAAACTGATCTATCTAAAGGAAAGATTTGAAAATTATCCATCCAGAAGAGGGTGATAGATATGACTACCATCAGAAGCAGCAACAATGCCACAAGTGAGCTCTCTTTGCAATATTAATGTCCAGTTGGCGTGTGTCCTCTTGATCTGTATATATGGATCTAGTTTGGACAGGATTTGGGGTTAATTTTCTCCGCAGATCGTATGGCTCGGGGTATTGGACTTTGTCCTTGACTTCACGTCGATGATTTGTGGGGTGATTTTTATCTTCTTCCGTTGATCTGTTCCGTCCCCGATCATGCTTTAACAACACATTTTCGGCAACTTCATCAGCGAATTCAGGAAATAGACACCATCGCGGGTATGATTTGCCTGTGTTTGCACGGCACAACTCCAGGTCTCTCTCGCTTTTGACAACCTCTACCCACTTGTCATTGAGTGTTTTTTGATTAGCTTGAAGTTGCTTCTGTTGCTTTTTCATACTGCGAGCGGTTGCAACGAGCCGTCATCAAAATCTTTCTTGCTCATACGGATGCTCAAGGACAATGAAATCCTTGGGTCCAAGGCTAACATCTTCCTCAGATTCAGGGAGGTAGTTACCACCTTCCCGTCGTCGGGATTTTCGAGGTCCTCATTATCGGACATCCATGTCGGCCGTTAACTTCAGCAGGTGTGGCGTTCTTGCCATTGACTTGGTCCTCGGCATCATCTGGGGTGGCTCCGTTATCGGTGGCCTCCGTATTgttggtctggctctccttgccccaCCGGTACCCTTGGGTCACCTCCAAAGACGTTGGCCGCTTGGGGGGGGGTCCTTTGGGGTGTCGACCATGTATATGTAACGCTGTGGTCCGGTTGCCAGTATGGGATATGGCCATGGTTGATGCCACTCCTGATGTTCCATCGACATCTTCATAAATGTCCGTCGCCTCATTGGGCATATTTCAGTACGTCGGGTAAATCTTCAATCGTAgcgactaggtgggtggtgggaGGGACATCAATTTCCCTATCGCCGGCTTTTACATCCGATCTGGTCATAGGCTGCTGATGAAATCGCGAGTTTCTGGATTCGGTCTACCACCTCGTTTAAGTGCGAGAGCTATACCGGGTCCATTGCTTGACTGTAGGCTGGGTTAACCTTCAGTACGCCCAACGGGTTGCTTGACGCAACCTTGGGGCATCGGTCAGCCAGCGTCGATTCCTAGTCTGTAGACGAAATGATCGGATCCGAGCCTGAGGCCGGCTCCGAAGTAAGACCTGACTCAAGATCAAGATCTAATGGGACAGTGGTCGGACCCGCACTCAAGGTTGGGTCCAACGTAAGGCCTGCCCCCGATTCTAGATCTAAAACTAGTTCCGGTGTCGAAGTCGCGCTAGTCGAAGAGATCTCAAGACGATCTGGCCTCCATCAAGAGAGGGCGACATTGCCGTGGGAGTCGGCAATGTATTCCAAGCTTCCAAACATGACGACTTGGTTCAGTTGAAGCTTTCGACGAGGTCGAGATGACCGGTCGTATTGGCGTGAAGAACAATGCTGCCAAACGCAAAGGGATGGTTGGGGACAAAGATGTCGCCACAACCAATGTTGTTGTTGATCTGAagacgagccattgatccttttttaCCACACATCAGGACTTGTATGGGCCATCAATGTCGGTactaaaaccggctgatctcgcggATAGGGGGTCTCAAGCTATGGATCTGGGAATGATGGGTAATAGGAGACaatgtttaccgaggttcgggccctctcaaagaggtaaaaccctacgtcctgctttgattATATTGATGATGGAATATCGAGTACAAGATGACCTACCTCGAGATTGTATGTTGTGTCCTAAACCCTAGGGCTGGTAATTGTGACTACGCCCCTAAAGACTAAACCCTATAGCTTATATAGGCATCatgggtatctagggttacatatGGTCGTTTGCCAACTTGGAATAAACACGCCGGCAATTGGAGTTGTCCTTGAAGTATACACCAAGTCTGCTGCAGTGTCCGTCTTGATCACACAAGGATTCATAGCTTCCGGAGTCCTTCCTTGTGGAGATTGACGGGCCGTAAGCTCGGCCTATGGATTGTGGGTAATATAGGTtggtacccccaagtccaggacaccgtcaacgggTCGAGACACcgacgatcatttagattaggtattagtTATACCTCCAAAGTCGGACTAGCACCATTTTGATGTaattgtaatgaaatccgtcatatttatatgaaatccggtcgtgtttatatgaaatccggacGTGTTTGAACGAATTTCATCTGTTAGTTCGagttgttgtgaaaatgtatgcgacTAGCGTTAGATGGCtgcctcccgcatccgtgtcccCGGACTAGTCCCCCACCCCTGTCCGTGGACGGATGCGGGAGAAAATTTGCGGGtcaccgttggagatgcccttacatggGCCACAAGAGGCTAGTCAGCTCGTGGAAAGAACACGAACATGATGAATGGATCGATGAGAGCAACTAATCTAGGAGTACTCCTTCGGGATCCCATGCAAGGGTCACTTAGTGTGGGATGGGACCGCGCCATAAGGCGCACTTTCAGCCGCCGCCACATGTCGTGCTATGGGCGCTTCCTCCGGAATTTGTTTTTTTATCTGTACGTGTTTTCGGCTTTTAGCTAAAAAAAAGTTAGGATTTTTTCGGCTTTTCGGTTTCCCCCCAGTTTTTCTTAGGATTTGGACGCGAGAAAACACGATTCCTTTTTTCGTTCCACGAGAGGCACaaatttacttctcgtggaggcacggaTTTTCTTTCGCGACAGGCATGATCGTGCCTGTCGGAAAGGGAAAAAGGTGTTTTTTCGTTCGGCGAGAGGCACAGATTTACTTCTCGTGGAGCATGGATATGCTTCCACGAGACGTACGATCATGCCTCtcggaaaaaaaacatgttttctttttttGGTTCTGCAAGAGGCACGGATTTAGTTCTGATGGAGGCACGTATTTGCTTTCGCAAGAGGAACGGTCATGCCTCTCGTAAAGGGGGAAAACACGTTTTTTCCATCCGCCGGGAGGCATGGATTTAGTTCTCGTGGAGGCATCGTGCCtctgagaaagaaaaaaaaacaccttCTCTGTTCTGCGAGAGGCATGAATTTATTTCTCGTGCAGGCACATATTTGGTTCCGCAACAGACACGGTCGTGCCTCAGGGAAAAGAAAAAAGCATGGTTTTTTCGTTCCGCGAGAGGCATGAATTTGCCTCTCGGAaaaggaaaaaaacgtgtttttttgttCCGAGAAaggcacggatttgcttctgcGGGAAAGGAAAAAAACGTGTGCCTCTGCGGGAAGTGAAAAAACGTGCTCCAGGTTCGATTTCTATCGTCAAAAAAAAAGTTCGCAAAACCTTTCAAcatatgatctagttttgaagatctcgatgcgagAACTTGAACGGTGAAAACGGCtcgagatttggacgcatgatttaagagataaaacgttttgaataaacataTCTGCTCAAAAAGGAAGAACTCtgaggttgcgacaagtgacgcgcaTGTGGCGCACCACGTGTCACAAACCGAGGAGGTGTGAGTGATCTTCGAAAACAATACTACTACCtctgtctaggtgaataagtcattcacgcagttctaggtcatcgatttgaggaattaaatatgtgttatatgtcatgcaaagtatatcactagatttctacacggatgtagtttttaagtatatattttttgtcacatataatatatATTTAGAAAATTAAATTGTCGACCTAGGATtacgtgaatgacttattcaccgagacggaggtagtacttaaTTAGTGATTTTGATCGATTGTGCTTAAAAAACACAAATAGATCGATCTGGTTGCATCGCTCGTCCTCTGCCTCGCGTGGTTTTCGTCTGTCCGCCGCGCGACGTGCCTATGCCATAGGCCCTACTACTCCGAACTAGTGGAGGCAGCGAGGTGGAGTAGTAGTGCAGCGACGGCCAGCAAGCCCGCAAGAGATGGCGCACAGCCGGACCTCCAATCGACTCCGGCCGGCGGAGATTGTGATTGGAAGCGCAAGCGCGGGAGCCTAGGCGTTCCTAGTGGGAATTTCACTCCGGCTCGTGGTGGCTCGTGGCCGTCAGATCTCCAACGAGCACTAGACAGCGACCCGCCACGACGTGGGCCTTCGGCGGCAAGCGACGGCTAGGTGAGTTATTACCTACAATTTATGGAAAAATTATGCAATTGAATGCTGATTGTGTCGATTATGTTTATTCAGTTTCAGAATTATTCGTTTGGTTGTGTGGCTATTGTTTAGCGAGTTATTCTGTACTTTTGTGGTCTATATGAAATATTACTTACCCAAATATAAGAGTGTGCCCAGGCTTtgaaatatatgatacttgtggtgtttggtgctccctttgtaaagaaatttAAAACCGTTGGGATCACTAAGTAGCAAGCTTCAAAGCATCTGATATCGGGGTTCGTATCGGTTTGGCTTCGACATACCGGATGTCGGATATATCGGGTGATATATCGGACGATATGTAGATATATCGGAGAAACCAAGTCTTGTTTTTTTTTTCATTATTCTTGTTCAAGACATTTACTTTTAGTAAAAGAAAATGTATGATCTCAatgctttaacataaaacttttagatTCCTAGTTTATTAACTTGTTGATAAAGAAACTATTAAGGAAGGATTCACAAAATCTCTCTATGATTCAAAACAGTAAGATATATATGCATTTGTACAAAACATTGCACATGACTTGATAATATATAATGAAATTGTAAACGCATAATGCTTTCACTGCTTCCTAATAAAGAATTGTTGTCATCTACTCATCGTTCTATATCAGTGCACACATCAGTCGATGTTTCGGTTCATATCGGATGATATGTTGGAAAATGATATTTACCAAATGATGTGTTATGCTTATATCGGTAGAAGCCCCAAAAGTGATATATCGGCCGTATCGGCCTAGATTTAAAATCTGGCTAAGTAGTGATAACAGTGGGAGTAGATCAATAAATACTTTAGCTTACGGTGTGTCCAGGCTTTGAAAATTACGCTAGCTCCGTGCCATTGCTTGGTCGAATCACAATGAAGCAGTTAAATGACAAGGGACAACAGGAGGAGCGGTGTTTCATCGGCTCCATTGATGACggtggatctcggcggcgtggcgcagtggagactcggcgcctgatgagcggagatggactcgcacaggagggtgacgctgcctggcgtcatggtggcgtcagcGGCAGTTGGACCGGgcaaggttgatgcagcagtacagctctcaagatggattggtggcaggtggctgcggcggcctcatacccgacaggggtcctggttgagaagcacgccggactggtgggtgcccatacccggcaggcgtcctgggtgggacctcaagtctttagatgtttaggtttggctgcgtggTCTGttcggtattaggcccagactttcagcgcccctacatcaactggatagggatagcgacagttgttgcttagtttggtggctttagacttattgttgtatgactctgtacggtcttgtgtcaataattaataaaatgtccatatgcatcgtccagatgcagaggccgggggtcgtcCTTCTTTCCTAAAAAATGACATGTTTGTTCGGTGCAAAACTGCATAGTGCACATGCATCAATGGTTTGGTTTTCTTCATTCATACGACCCGTTTGCTTCGAGCAGCAGTGTTGCCGACAAGAGCGCGTGATCCCACTGCCACAGTTGCATCCAGCGTGTGAATGCCCTCGACTTAAATTGGTAGCCAACGCAGCGGTCCAACAGTGGCCAGTTTGGATCATACCAAGGCAGTTAAAGCTAGGACGGACCACTGGCAGCGTAGCCTGAGCTGCACTGCACATGACCAGACCACTCATCGCTCCGGCCGGTTGGTGGCTAAATTTAAGTCTTGTACTACAACCCGGGAAAATCATCAGTCCAATCTTTATGCTGCTCGCGGCAgctacacacaacacacacacaagccATTACGAGAAGAGAAACAGAGAGGCGTCGGGGTTTCTTAGCTGTCGCCGCCGCCAAGCCTGCCCGCCCGCGTTCGAGCCTCACCGCCGGGCGCCGGCCGGCCCTGACTCCGGATCCGCCCGTCAGTTACTCGAGCCTGCACCAGACCCCGGCCCAGGCCCTGCTCCAACCCATTTGTCCCCTCCTCTTCCACCGGAGCCTCGAGCTGCTGATTTTAGTCGACCACCTCTACATCCTCGAGCCACGGTCGTCCATCTCCATCTCTAACCGCCCTGGTTCATCTCAGGCGTTCTCTACTGGTCTCTCTGCAAGCTCTTACTGTTTGTCTGAAGGTAATTTCACTCCCACTAGTCCACCTGTTGTTGTTTAGTTTCACTTCCACCTGTTTTGTGAACATCAcaaaattgttgttgttgttgttgttgttgttgttgttgttgttgttgttgttgttgttgttgttgttgttttatgCTGATCCTAAATGCTTGTAATCATTCATCTCACTCCAGGTTTCACACACTCCTGTATTCTCCGGAACAACAAACAAACACACAGTGAGGAGAGCCTTTGTAGCAACCAGCTGTTATCTTCCACCCAGTACTACCGCAATCTTGCATGTAGAGAGAGGTCCATCCCAGCATGGAGATCGCGATGGCAGCTATCCGCCCTCTCATCCCAAAGCTCGGCGAACTGCTTGTTGGCGAGTTCACCCTCGAGAAGCGCGTGAAGAAAGGCGTGGAGTCTCTTGTCAGAGAGATGACACTCATGCAAGCCGCGCTGCGTAAGGTGGGGAAGGTGCCAGCAGACCAGCTCGATGAGGGGACCAAGATCTGGGCAGGAATGGTGAGGGAGTTGTCCTACCAAATGGAGGATATCGTTGACTCATTCATGGTGTGTGTGGAGGATGGTGGCAAGCCTGCCAACCCAAAGAACAGAGTCAAGAAGTTGCTCAAGAAGACCAAGAGATTATTCAAGAAGGGGAAGGATCTCCATCGTATCTCTGATGCTCTCGAAGAAGTGTTTGTTCAAGCTAGGCAATTGGGCGAGCTGCGTCAAAGGTATGAACAAGAGACGCGGGATTCCGACGCTGGTGCTAGTGTTGACCCTCGCGTGATGGCCCTATACACAGATGTTACAAAGCTTGTCGGCGTTGAAGAACCACGAGACAAGTTGATCGACATGTTGATTGAAGGTGATGATTGGTCGAAGCATCCATTGAAGACGGTTTCTATTGTTGGATTTGGTGGGATGGGCAAGACAACTCTTGCCAAAGCAGTGTATGACAAGCTCAAAGTGCAATTTGATTGTGGTGCCTTTGTTTCAGTTTCTCAAAATCCCGACATCAAGAAGGTTTTCAAGAATATTTTGTATGAATTTGACAAGTGCAAGTATGCACACATTCATAATACAGAATGGCAAGAAAGACATCTGATCGATGAAATCATTGAATTTCTTAATGACAAGAGGTATTCTCCTTTTTTTCTGGTTATAACAATTCTTTGCTAATAGCAGATTGTTGATCCACTATATATAGGTTGTAGTGTTGACATAAATTTCTGGAGTTCTCTCCTCTGCATTTTTTCCCTTTATCTCATCATTTTTAATAATAGTATCTTTATAAAAAAATAGATATACCAATTGATTTGTAACCAAACTCTTGCAAACTATCATATAGGTATCTCATCGTAATTGATGATATATGGAATGAAAAATCATGGGAGCTAATCAAGTGTGCTTTCTCCAAGAAGAGTCATGGCAGTAAATTAATCACGACAACCCGTATCGTAAGTGTCTCTGAAGCATGTTGCTCTTCTAGTGATGATATTTACAGAATGAAACCTCTCTCGAATGATCTCTCGAGAAGGCTCTTCTGTAAAAGAGTATTTTCTCATGAGGAAGGGTGTCCTAAAGAATTGGTGCAAGTATCCGAAGACATCTTGAAGAAATGTGGTGGAATACCGTTAGCCATTATTACTATATCAAGTCTTATGGCTAACAAGCATCGGATAAACACAAAGGAGCAATGGTATGCTTTGCTCAATTCCATTGGCAGGGGACTCGCGGAAGACCGCAgcgtggaggagatgaagaagatattACTATTCAGCTATTATGATTTACCGTCATATTTGAGGCCTTGCTTATTATACCTAAGCATCTTTCCAGAAGATAGTCATATTTTAAGAGACAAGCTGATATGGAAGTGGATAGCCGAGGGCTTTGTTTATAGTGAAAACCAAGAAAGTAGCTTGTATGAGCTCGGTAAGAGCTACTTTAATGAGCTAGTGAATAGAAGTATGATCAGTCCAATAGACATTGAAGATAATTGGGGAGAGAAGGAGGAAGCTTGCAGTGTACATGACATGGTGCTTGATCTCATATGCTCAATTTCAAGTGAAGAGAACTTTGTCACTATATTGGATTGCACCAAGATAAAAATGTCTAACTCGCAAAGTAAGGTTCGTAGATTATCAATCCAAAATAGCAAAGTAGATGTGGAAACCACCGGGATGGCACAAGTAAGATCTCTTTTTTGGACCAATAATATTGCTGTAAAAAAACTGGATATTTCACGTTTCCAACTACTCCGTGTACTGGATTTGGAAGGTTGTGATGTCTCAGATATTGAATATGTGGGGAATCTGTTACATTTGAGGTACTTAGGGCTAAAAGGTACTGATGTCCAGGACCTTCCCATGGAAATAGGGAGCCTACAGTTTTTGCTTACCTTGGACTTAAGAAGTACTTGGATAACAGAATTGCCATCGAGTATTGTGCAACTAAGACATCTGATGTGCCTGTATATTGCCAATGAAACGAAGCTGCCGCCTGGGATATGTAACCTGACTTCTCTGGAAGTGCTAGGTGAACCGGTGTTGTCTGACAAGGACGTCAATGTTGTGAAAGAGCTGGGCCATCTGACAAAACTGAGGGTGCTCCGGTTTGGTTTGCAAGATCTGAATGAGAGTCTAGATAAAGCATCATTGGAATCCCTAGGTAAAGCTGTGGAGGAATCCCTAGGTAAGTTGTGCCAACTGGACAGTCTCTATATTGTGTCTGATGCTGAACATCTCAATTTGATGAGTGACAGTTGGGTGCCCCCTGTACAACTCCGTAGATTGCTTATTCCCTCAATGTCCAGTTTCTTCCAGACACTGCCAGCATGGATTAATCCTTCATCACTTCCTCTACTCGCCTA contains:
- the LOC119278526 gene encoding disease resistance protein RGA5-like isoform X2: MEIAMAAIRPLIPKLGELLVGEFTLEKRVKKGVESLVREMTLMQAALRKVGKVPADQLDEGTKIWAGMVRELSYQMEDIVDSFMVCVEDGGKPANPKNRVKKLLKKTKRLFKKGKDLHRISDALEEVFVQARQLGELRQRYEQETRDSDAGASVDPRVMALYTDVTKLVGVEEPRDKLIDMLIEGDDWSKHPLKTVSIVGFGGMGKTTLAKAVYDKLKVQFDCGAFVSVSQNPDIKKVFKNILYEFDKCKYAHIHNTEWQERHLIDEIIEFLNDKRYLIVIDDIWNEKSWELIKCAFSKKSHGSKLITTTRIVSVSEACCSSSDDIYRMKPLSNDLSRRLFCKRVFSHEEGCPKELVQVSEDILKKCGGIPLAIITISSLMANKHRINTKEQWYALLNSIGRGLAEDRSVEEMKKILLFSYYDLPSYLRPCLLYLSIFPEDSHILRDKLIWKWIAEGFVYSENQESSLYELGKSYFNELVNRSMISPIDIEDNWGEKEEACSVHDMVLDLICSISSEENFVTILDCTKIKMSNSQSKVRRLSIQNSKVDVETTGMAQVRSLFWTNNIAVKKLDISRFQLLRVLDLEGCDVSDIEYVGNLLHLRYLGLKGTDVQDLPMEIGSLQFLLTLDLRSTWITELPSSIVQLRHLMCLYIANETKLPPGICNLTSLEVLGEPVLSDKDVNVVKELGHLTKLRVLRFGLQDLNESLDKASLESLGKAVEESLGKLCQLDSLYIVSDAEHLNLMSDSWVPPVQLRRLLIPSMSSFFQTLPAWINPSSLPLLAYLSLTVDEVRSEDIRLLGMMPALCSLMLICLADSSRGNVVEVPVLSSGAFPCATECYFVCIDVVPSMFPRGAAPRLKRLSFTFPAKWISHENIDLGMRHLPSLEEVDVSVAKEEASDWEVDEAKAALRAAVEDHPNRPVLDLRY
- the LOC119278526 gene encoding disease resistance protein RGA5-like isoform X1 — its product is MEIAMAAIRPLIPKLGELLVGEFTLEKRVKKGVESLVREMTLMQAALRKVGKVPADQLDEGTKIWAGMVRELSYQMEDIVDSFMVCVEDGGKPANPKNRVKKLLKKTKRLFKKGKDLHRISDALEEVFVQARQLGELRQRYEQETRDSDAGASVDPRVMALYTDVTKLVGVEEPRDKLIDMLIEGDDWSKHPLKTVSIVGFGGMGKTTLAKAVYDKLKVQFDCGAFVSVSQNPDIKKVFKNILYEFDKCKYAHIHNTEWQERHLIDEIIEFLNDKRYLIVIDDIWNEKSWELIKCAFSKKSHGSKLITTTRIVSVSEACCSSSDDIYRMKPLSNDLSRRLFCKRVFSHEEGCPKELVQVSEDILKKCGGIPLAIITISSLMANKHRINTKEQWYALLNSIGRGLAEDRSVEEMKKILLFSYYDLPSYLRPCLLYLSIFPEDSHILRDKLIWKWIAEGFVYSENQESSLYELGKSYFNELVNRSMISPIDIEDNWGEKEEACSVHDMVLDLICSISSEENFVTILDCTKIKMSNSQSKVRRLSIQNSKVDVETTGMAQVRSLFWTNNIAVKKLDISRFQLLRVLDLEGCDVSDIEYVGNLLHLRYLGLKGTDVQDLPMEIGSLQFLLTLDLRSTWITELPSSIVQLRHLMCLYIANETKLPPGICNLTSLEVLGEPVLSDKDVNVVKELGHLTKLRVLRFGLQDLNESLDKASLESLGKAVEESLGKLCQLDSLYIVSDAEHLNLMSDSWVPPVQLRRLLIPSMSSFFQTLPAWINPSSLPLLAYLSLTVDEVRSEDIRLLGMMPALCSLMLICLADSSRGNVVEVPVLSSGAFPCATECYFVCIDVVPSMFPRGAAPRLKRLSFTFPAKWISHENIDLGMRHLPSLEEVDVSVAKEEASDWEVDEAKAALRAAVEDHPNRPVLDLRYYSLRSKLDDFHLSRDGCI